TTGTCCCATCACCTCACGGTAACaatgaaaaaacacaaacagtGACTGCAAAAGAGCTTGCTTTTTCAGACCTCACAAGTAGCTAAATTCTAGTAAATGAAAGAAACACAGCAGCATGTCATTTCCAATAAAAACAGAGTTCCAAGTTTCTGAAGCAGTAGGATGACCAGCAACAaagaaaagtaagaaacaaCATCAAAGCAAAGCATCAGTACGAAAACACAGAATAGTTAAGGCAACAAAAACATTGAATTTCAACTTGCACTGGAGCTATTCATAACAAACTTCAATTGAGGCATGATATCGTTACAGTACTGTGATTTCACCACATAGCTTGAAAAATCAATCTGGGTAAATGATGTTTTGGAGTTTTGACATACAGATGAAACCAATTGAATTTCAGGCTGTGACAAAAAAACAGTATGCATCCAATGATTCTAATTACACAAAACTTGTTCTGAATGGTGATTAATCAATGTAAGCAACTTTTCATTTGACCAATCAAACTCTTAGTTGTAGAATATGCCAAGGTTAAGTAAACAGCTGCAACAGAAGCTGATAATGTATGTAAAGCACAACAAAAAGGTGCTCGAATAGAAATATCTAGATCAAAAGTCGCACTTCAAAAATAAGTAATCAAGGCCATTCCATCTGTGTTGTTTCCCAGCCATATGAGTTCAAACCTAcatgttaagaaaatattttaaccaaCAAACATTTAAGATTTTATCAGTGACTTCCCCAGGGATGCATAAACTGAATCTTAAATGCAATTGCTTCCTAAATAAGCAAGCACATCATCATTTTCACTAAACTTGTATGAAACAGGAGGCCCTTGATTGGTAATATTTAACACCAAGTTAAAAATTCAGCACATGACATACATGAGCATCTAGCTAGCTacctaatggaaaaaaaaatacagccaAGGATGGAATGACCAGCAGCATGTCAATCTCACAGTAGCTaaccaattgaaaaaattacagcTAAGGAAAGAAACACAGCAGCATGTAGTATTATTCCCAGCAGACCTCACGgcagcaaataaaaatatacaattaacAAAACAGTTAAGGTAATTTTGAACAACCATTTCATGTAAATTAACAACCAATTCCATTAAAGGGTCAACCATTTAACATTAACCATTGAACATTGTAATTcgtaaataaaatacaacattacaaccaccaatttctcatACAAGTTTGTTTACTCCCGCAAAgcagtttaataaatataaaagtacATAAATTACCGCAAACGCATATGCTCATATGCCTTAAAATCAAATGTGGAATAATACAATGCCTCGAACAAACTTCGGCAAATGGAAACTACTCTTTTAAAAACCGTCATCCCATAActctgcaacaaaaaaataaacatgtataaatatcGTAAGCACTTGAACATACTTTAATTGATTAACATTTAAGCTACTTAAATCATACAATGTCAGCTAAGCACGTTTAGTTCGTGCATACATTCGCTGCAACCATCTCAACTTCTGTTGCTTATCGCCCATACTGGCCcacatttctcttttccttcttgaAATGAGAAACTCCGTAGTGAAGTCGTGGAAGTCATCTTCAATTGAAACTCCAGGAATTGAGTGCAGCTCAGCTATCACCTCGGGGATGCTACAACCTTCGCGATCCAAATTAATCGACGTCGAATCACTCTTAGTCGACATACTCTCAAGAAGATGATTGCACCTTGTCATCAGCTGAACACCAATTCcagatgttttcttctttctacaTCGCACATCGGCATGATCtcgtccttttcttttgccgctGCTTTTTGTATTGCTGCTGGTTGACATATTTATCTCTCCAACCATTCGAGCCATGTCAGTCTGGAAATCTGGATTGACATCTTCCTCCGAATCACCGCTGCCCTCTTCCAAACCATCATCAACAATGTCGGCATTGCTTGTACCAGGATCAAGACCACTGCCGGCAGGTACACCTGATGAAGGAGCCCATGCAAACGCTCCAGTTGCGACAATGTTGGAATACATTCGGtcaaatttattcttcaaaGATGGCTCAATACCGACATGTCTGAATTTTTTGGCTCCTCTAATTTCCTGcgtataaattaaatcaagtaatGAAGGATCAATACTAGTAAAATTTTAGGGATGGAATttgacaataataaaagaaattgttaggATGACAAGGAATGtacctgaattttttgttttccacCACTCATCGCTAGCTGCAATTGTGCCTATTTCACTATTCCAGCCAACACCGGTTTCTGAAACCAGCTTATTCCATATCCTCCAATCCTTTTTGCATccatcccatttgtttttcaattgtgttttaGTGAATGAATGCCCagtttgttctttgaatgatgTTATAAGAAATTTCCACCCCGTTTTATCGAAATGAGTATTAGGTCTCATTCCCATATCAATTGCCTTAATGCATATATCACAAAATATATGCAACATGTCTTTTGTCCAAGCAGCCTTATCAAAAGATTCAAGACCTTCCATGATATCTtttaacacatttaaaaaaattttgaaatcaataaatgatatcaaataaatagtggCACATACATAAACCGTGGactataacaataatataacagTAAATGTTCAGCACATACATGTATTTGAATGGGAATGTTCACGTTCATTTGTAATGAAATGTTAATTGCAACCCATTAATTTTTAACTGCTCAGAAAACTCAGTTTCAACcatgataaaaaatttgaattatcaagCAACACTTCATTGCCATCATGCtgttattttgacaaaaacagagggaaaaaaaaatagaacagaaTATATTTGCTAAAGTACATAAACAAAGAACAACAGACAAGCAGTATATAGAAGCAATTAAATTTtgctaaattcaaaacaattgagATCTGTAAATCTAAAGTTCAGCATTACATGGGAAGTTTTGCGAAAAAGAAAGTATGATAAAAACTCATCTGCTGGCTAACGTAAAGGAATCAAGCAAACACACATAGAATTACTTTTTTTCCCAGTTAATCAGACCACTCATGGGATtacaacaaattataaaaaaagcttGTAAAGAACTCTACAGTTTCAGATTCAACAATAATCAGCACTAATGCATCAGCCATGGataactgttattttttatgtttctcatcATGCACAAAACAGTAGACTTCAGAGCCATTTTTTAGCCTTCGAAGACAAAAACATGTGTTTGTTTATGCAAAATTGCAAAGGTAAAATGGAGAGACCAACTAGTTCAACATGGCTTAAGAAATGACAAACTTGTCTATGTTGGCAAGCAAGCATGTTTATCTGTGACTGAGAGCTAGTAAGTACACTGAAACAAAATACTTGACACAATGATAATATCTAAAGAAATCAAGATATGGTCAGGCGCAGATCCTTACATTTTTTATGATTCTGACCCAGCAATCTTTTTCAATGAACGCTTCTTTTTCAAACTATAGTTGCCTGAGACATGCCGGATAAATTGAAGCTGCAAATACCAAACAAGAAACTGTGAGCATCAAGTAATTCCAGCAAAAACACTTTGCAGTTCCTTTAGACTAGTAACAGAACTGGAAACTAATAGCTGTTATCATTTActgaattttattctttgagATTTCATAGACATCAGTTAGAGCTCTAGTAAACAAGCAAAGCATTGCTAACTCCCGACAGTACGAAGACCAGATACTGCAGGAACTTAGCCATTCTCATCTCAGTTTATAAAAGACCAGAATCACAAAATCCATTACATCTACACCTATCTTTATATATGCATCATGCACGCACTAAACCCATGAATGCAGCTGTTTTCATCTACAATGCAACGATCATCCCAtccaacaaacaaattaaaaaaaacaaacctataGCAGCataggaaatacaaaaaaacagctgaaaacaaaatcttgaaaaacaaaataacactgttattttttatgttttctcatcatgctatagaaaacaaaatcttgaaaaacaaaaaaaaaaactaaaaccattcAAGCCTCAGACCGTCCTACTTCATGCATTTCAACAGTTAGGCAGATCCATAGACATGCTTTCAAGGGAAAATAGTATTGTCATCATTGGCTGCCagcacaataataaaaaaaacccatgaaagcAAATCATAAGAACCGAAACCCAAATAAGAGGCAGAgcattcaacaattcaaaagattCATGAAGATAGTATTGTCATCATCTGCCTCTccagattgaaaaaaaaccatgaagataGTATTGTCATCATTGGCTgccagtaattaaaaaaaaacccattgaaGCCGAGACTTGAAGACAAAGCCGAGAGCATCAGATCTTCCTATTCAAGAATCTAATCATAAGAACCCAAACCCAAATAAGAGTCTGAgcattcaacaattcaaaagattcatcatttgcctctccagattcaaaaaaaaaaaattcaaggaattGTTAAAGCAATGCAAAAATCAGAAGAGGGGAAGATTAGAGGGGGTTTTTGGAGAAGGTGAACGGCGGTTTAGGGCTGAGTTTTTCAGAAAGCCATTACTGTGCCGTTTATAaagatttacaaaaaaaaaaattggaatcaAGCATGCAGCAGCACAAACATGAAATacttcatctaaaaaaactgaaaatgaaGATGGAAATGAGGGAGGAACTTACCTCAGTCTCTGTCTTTTGCAAACCCAAAACGGTGTAGCAGCTGTGTTCTGCAAAATCAAAAACAATAGAAACCCGTTAGATTTTGAGACACACGTTAAACAAAAATTGACAAGGGGAACGCACATTAACCGGtatctcttggttttttttctgcAATTGTAACAATGGAGGGACAATCGAGTGACGGTTTGTGTTTGATGGACAGAGGGGAAGAAGTGTTCTGGCGTTGGTTTTGGGGCAAAATAGAAACGGGGTTAGcaggagaagagagaggagaaataGTTTGGGGAAGGAAATTTGGGTTTAGCTCGTCAGATCTGCAACCGTTTTGGAGGTTGTTTACAGGGGAAAGTTTGGTGGTGAGAGAGAGGTAAGGAACTGAAGGTAAGGAACCGAAGTTTGGGGAAAGTTTTGGAGGTTTTTAGCTCGTCAGAACATT
This Populus alba chromosome 7, ASM523922v2, whole genome shotgun sequence DNA region includes the following protein-coding sequences:
- the LOC118043511 gene encoding uncharacterized protein encodes the protein MEGLESFDKAAWTKDMLHIFCDICIKAIDMGMRPNTHFDKTGWKFLITSFKEQTGHSFTKTQLKNKWDGCKKDWRIWNKLVSETGVGWNSEIGTIAASDEWWKTKNSGVPAGSGLDPGTSNADIVDDGLEEGSGDSEEDVNPDFQTDMARMVGEINMSTSSNTKSSGKRKGRDHADVRCRKKKTSGIGVQLMTRCNHLLESMSTKSDSTSINLDREGCSIPEVIAELHSIPGVSIEDDFHDFTTEFLISRRKREMWASMGDKQQKLRWLQRMYARTKRA